From a single Brassica rapa cultivar Chiifu-401-42 chromosome A01, CAAS_Brap_v3.01, whole genome shotgun sequence genomic region:
- the LOC103859821 gene encoding plant UBX domain-containing protein 3, which yields MSSKDKKPSKPSGGRTSGIRTLSDLNRRSGPDSDSDSDGPQEYYTGGEKSGMLVQDPTKEPKHDDVDEIFNQARQLGAVEGPLERPSSSRSFTGTGRLLSGESVPTALQQPEPVIHNIVFWSNGFTVDDGPLRKLDDPENAPFLDSIRKSECPKELEPADKRAPVHVNLMRRDEKCPEREKPKVAFQGVGRTLGGASSSTPPNLSNPTDLAAVPSPSQSLVVDETLPSTSIQLRLADGTRMVAKFNNHHTVNDIRAFIDFSRPGNPINYSLQVMGFPPKLLTDPFQTIDQAGLANSVVIQKF from the exons ATGTCTTCAAAGGACAAGAAACCGTCGAAGCCCTCTGGTGGTCGGACCAGTGGTATCCGTACACTCTCCGATCTGAACCGAAGATCAGGACCGGACTCCGACAGTGACTCCGATGGACCTCAAGAGTACTACACCGGCGGAGAGAaaag tggTATGCTAGTTCAGGATCCTACAAAAGAACCGAAACACGATGATGTTGATGAGATATTCAACCAAGCAAGGCAACTAGGAGCGGTGGAAGGACCTCTTGAGCGTCCTTCGAGTTCCAGAAGCTTCACTGGAACAGGGAGATTGCTTTCAGGAGAAAGTGTGCCGACAGCTCTTCAACAGCCCGAGCCTGTGATTCACAACATCGTTTTCTGGTCTAATGGATTCACTGTTGATGATGGACCTTTGAGGAAGTTGGATGATCCAGAGAACGCGCCTTTTCTCGAc AGCATACGAAAGTCTGAGTGTCCGAAAGAGCTTGAGCCTGCTGATAAAAGAGCTCCCGTACATGTTAATCTTATGAGAAGAGACGAGAAATGCCCC gaACGTGAGAAACCTAAGGTTGCATTTCAAGGAGTGGGAAGGACTCTAGGCGGTGCTAGCTCATCAACCCCTCCAAACCTAAGCAATCCAACCGATCTAGCAGCGGTTCCATCGCCGTCACAGAGTCTTGTAGTAGATGAAACTCTTCCATCCACATCTATCCAGCTTAGACTCGCTGACGGGACACGCATGGTGGCTAAGTTCAACAATCATCACACGGTCAATGACATTCGAGCTTTCATTGACTTTTCTCGACCTGGGAACCCAATCAACTACAGCCTTCAGGTCATGGGGTTCCCACCAAAGCTGCTTACTGATCCTTTTCAGACCATTGATCAAGCCGGTCTAGCAAACTCTGTAGTCATTCAGAAATTCTAG
- the LOC103859832 gene encoding uncharacterized protein At4g22160: MDESVSLHRRLSSVESSSEYNMTKDGSHDGPLSSDSGTESNRSSDLTASTGLSTIIRVLSDSLLRTELAEMEMMKAREAARWEAEKRRMEMEVELTRMVLQTHLQVTTSLLVEEQEIVPSQRKRKRSEVIEDESSTTREKSLALLRLLQVNLIFSNSLT; encoded by the exons ATGGATGAGTCGGTGAGCCTCCACCGGAGACTAAGCTCGGTCGAATCATCGTCAGAGTATAATATGACCAAAGATGGGTCCCATGATGGCCCTCTAAGCTCCGACTCCGGGACCGAGTCTAACCGAAGCTCTGACTTAACAGCCTCAACGGGACTGTCAACGATCATACGGGTCTTGTCTGATTCTCTACTGAGAACGGAACTGGCggagatggagatgatgaaggcTCGCGAGGCAGCGAGGTGGGAAGCTGAGAAGAGAAGGATGGAAATGGAAGTTGAGTTGACTCGAATGGTGCTTCAGACTCATTTACAGGTAACAACGTCGTTACTTGTCGAAGAACAGGAGATTGTTCCGTCACAAAGGAAAAGGAAGAGATCAGAAGTTATAGAAGACGAGTCATCCACCACAAG GGAAAAGAGTTTAGCTTTATTGCGCTTACTCCAAGTTAACCTAATCTTCTCGAACTCATTGACCTGA
- the LOC103859768 gene encoding replication protein A 70 kDa DNA-binding subunit A, which yields MSINAVVDVKPFKTMWKIKVKVIRLWKQYSAAGGETIEMVLCDLKGGKIHATVKKELVAQFSPFLIQGESLMLINFSVTHSCGSYRTTNHPYRISFLTTTRVRSSEKLPEDLAGFEPVKYTEVLDGTLNPDYLVDVIGQIVEISHIEHVNVNGKETEKISLELRNADDERLPMVLWGKFASDVSEAMQVRDEHLTVLVLRFAKIKVWKEERSVSNAYNVSEIGLNPTMIEVGKFIASLPKDDLPLAIVESKYSAIVNGVSEKDDFFIHTPRKTIAQILDTKQVEKCILLCTIAAIDSDMGWFYPSCKVCSKKVLTVPFPNNDDGGEDDDFKHTYYCAKCKTNNPATLPRYKLHLVVLDNTSNTKLLVFDNHAMQLLNQSCLQLAGPSNKFEIEETNVLPPALNSIIGKTFLFKIQIERENFVYKHETYKVLKVITNKDLIADFEEANSENASEGGQFHDMDTQSDAPEASLAMIGSASDQSESFDLTPAKRIRPVNLELDESFDENSVTRSVSSVKIKKEKCSKSG from the exons ATGTCTATCAATGCTGTTGTCGATGTCAAGCCTTTCAAAACCATGTGGAAGATCAAGGTGAAAGTGATTCGGTTGTGGAAACAGTATTCAGCCGCTGGAGGTGAAACCATTGAGATGGTTCTATGCGATCTTAAG GGTGGTAAAATTCATGCTACTGTGAAAAAAGAATTGGTTGCTCAATTCTCTCCTTTCTTAATCCAAGGAGAGTCGTTGATGCTGATTAATTTTTCAGTAACTCATTCATGTGGTTCCTACAGAACTACAAACCATCCTTACAGGATTAGTTTCCTGACCACGACCCGTGTTCGATCGTCTGAGAAATTGCCTGAGGATTTAGCAGGTTTCGAACCAGTGAAGTACACAGAAGTGCTCGATGGAACTCTTAACCCCGATTACTTGGTTG ATGTTATCGGCCAGATTGTTGAAATAAGTCATATTGAGCATGTTAATGTGAATGGGAAGGAGACAGAGAAGATCTCCTTAGAGTTGCGAAATGCTGA TGATGAAAGACTTCCAATGGTGCTTTGGGGTAAATTTGCTTCTGATGTTAGCGAGGCTATGCAAGTTCGCGATGAACATTTAACTGTTTTGGTTTTACGCTTTGCAAAAATCAAAGTGTGGAAGG AAGAAAGAAGTGTGAGCAATGCCTACAATGTCAGTGAAATTGGGTTGAATCCTACGATGATTGAAGTTGGAAAGTTCATTGCAAG TTTGCCTAAGGATGACCTACCTTTAGCCATTGTGGAGTCTAAGTACTCGGCCATAGTGAATGGTGTTTCGGAGAAAGATGATTTCTTTATACATACACCAAGAAAAACCATTGCTCAGATTCTGGATACAAAACAG gttGAGAAGTGTATTCTGTTGTGCACAATCGCTGCCATTGACTCAGACATGGGGTGGTTTTACCCAAGCTGCAAAGTCTGTTCAAAAAAAGTGTTGACTGTTCCTTTTCCTAACAATGATGATGGTGGTGAGGATGATGATTTCAAGCACACTTATTATTGTGCTAAGTGCAAGACTAACAATCCAGCGACTCTGCCAAG GTATAAATTGCATTTGGTTGTACTTGATAACACAAGTAACACTAAGTTACTGGTGTTTGATAATCATGCTATGCAACTACTCAATCAATCATGCTTGCAGCTTGCTGGACCATCAAACAAATTCGAG ATTGAAGAAACTAATGTGCTCCCACCTGCACTAAACAGCATAATTGGTAAAACGTTCTTATTCAAGATTCAAATTGAAAGGGAAAATTTCGTCTACAAGCATGAAACGTACAAGGTTTTGAAGGTCATCACCAACAAGGACTTGATAGCTGATTTCGAAGAAGCAAATTCGGAGAAT GCAAGTGAAGGGGGTCAATTCCATGATATGGATACTCAGTCAGACGCACCAGAG GCCTCTCTTGCCATGATTGGTTCAGCATCAGACCAGTCTGAGTCGTTTGACCTGACTCCAGCTAAACGCATTAGGCCAGTGAACCTTGAATTGGATGAAAGCTTTGACGAGAATTCTGTGACAAGGAGTGTCAGTTCTGTGAAGATCAAGAAGGAGAAGTGCTCTAAAAGTGGCTGA
- the LOC103859802 gene encoding protein STRUBBELIG-RECEPTOR FAMILY 8 produces MATGDRAMLLVLLVLFTAISVVRCVTDPSDVQALQVLYTSLNSPSQLTNWNNGGGDPCGESWKGITCEGSAVVSIDISDLGVSGTLGYLLSDLMSLRKLDVSGNSIHDTLPYQLPPNLTSLNLARNNLSGNLPYSISAMGSLSYMNVSGNSLSMSVGDIFAGLKSLSTLDLSHNNFSGDLPSSLSTLSQLSVLYVQNNQLTGTIDVLSGLPLTTLNVANNHFNGSIPKELSSIKTLIYDGNSFDNAPASPQPERPDKKSKPSSGSKKPKNTPDAKDKSSESSDKGGLSGGVVTGIVFGSLFVAGIIALVLYLCLHKKKRKVGESTTRASHRTSLPLSVIPEVQEQRVKTVADMKSSSSPPDKVTVDNVMKNGSLTRMRSPITASQYTVSSLQVATNSFSQENIIGEGSLGRVYRAEFPNGKVMAVKKIDNAALSLQEEDCFLEAVSNMSRLRHPNIVPLGGYCTEHGQRLLVYEYVGNGNLDDMLHLNDDRSMALTWNARVKVALGTAKALEYLHEVCLPSIVHRNFKSANILLDEELNPHLSDCGLAALNPNTERQVSTQVVGSFGYSAPEFALSGIYTVKSDVYTFGVVMLELLTGRKPLDSSRTRAEQSLVRWATPQLHDIDALSKMVDPSLNGMYPAKSLSRFADIIALCIQPEPEFRPPMSEVVQQLVRLVQRASVVKRRSSDDTGFSYRTPEHEHMDISF; encoded by the exons ATGGCTACTGGAGATAGAGCTATGCTTCTGGTTTTGCTTGTACTCTTCACTGCGATCTCTGTTGTTCGCTGTGTTACTGATCCATCTGATG TTCAAGCCCTTCAAGTTTTGTATACTTCACTAAATAGTCCTTCACAGCTAACCAATTGGAATAATGGAGGTGGTGATCCATGTGGAGAGTCATGGAAAGGGATCACTTGTGAGGGCTCAGCAGTTGTCTCTAT AGATATATCGGATTTAGGAGTCTCTGGCACTCTTGGATACTTGCTCTCAGACCTAATGTCACTCAGaaaatt GGATGTTAGTGGAAACAGCATCCATGACACACTTCCATATCAGTTGCCACCGAATCTCACAAGCCT AAACTTGGCGAGAAATAACCTAAGTGGCAACCTTCCGTACTCCATATCTGCTATGGGATCTCTTTCTTACAT GAACGTAAGTGGTAATTCACTTTCCATGTCCGTAGGAGATATATTTGCCGGTCTTAAGTCACTTTCTACATT GGACCTTTCTCATAATAACTTCAGTGGCGATCTTCCGAGTTCCTTGAGTACACTGTCTCAACTTTCCGTTCT TTATGTTCAGAACAATCAGTTGACAGGTACTATCGATGTACTCTCCGGTTTGCCTTTGACAACTCT AAATGTTGCAAACAACCACTTCAATGGATCCATACCTAAGGAGCTTAGCTCTATCAAGACCTTAAT ATATGATGGAAACTCCTTTGATAACGCACCTGCATCTCCTCAACCAGAAAGACCTGACAAAAAGAGTAAACCTTCTTCTGGTTCCAAGAAACCCAAAAACACCCCTGACGCTAAAGACAAGTCTTCTGAATCTTCAGACAAGGGTGGTTTATCCGGTGGAGTAGTAACCGGCATAGTCTTCGGTTCCTTGTTCGTTGCTGGCATCATAGCACTTGTTCTTTACCTATGCCTtcacaagaagaaaagaaaagttggAGAAAGCACAACAAGAGCTTCTCACAGAACAAGTCTTCCACTTAGTGTCATACCTGAAGTGCAAGAGCAGAGAGTCAAAACCGTAGCAGACATGAAGTCATCATCATCGCCTCCAGACAAAGTAACCGTAGACAACGTTATGAAAAACGGGTCTCTAACTAGAATGCGTTCTCCCATCACAGCTTCGCAGTACACCGTTTCGTCTCTCCAAGTGGCGACAAACAGCTTTAGCCAAGAGAACATCATCGGGGAAGGCTCTCTAGGCCGCGTCTACAGAGCAGAGTTCCCCAACGGGAAGGTGATGGCGGTTAAGAAGATCGATAACGCAGCGCTCTCGTTGCAAGAGGAAGATTGTTTCTTGGAAGCGGTTTCGAACATGTCGCGTTTGAGGCATCCGAACATCGTTCCGTTGGGTGGATACTGCACCGAGCATGGTCAGCGTCTGCTGGTGTATGAGTACGTTGGGAATGGGAATCTAGATGATATGTTGCATTTGAATGATGATAGAAGCATGGCTTTGACTTGGAACGCACGTGTTAAAGTGGCTCTTGGAACTGCCAAGGCTTTAGA GTACTTGCACGAGGTTTGCTTGCCTTCGATTGTACATAGGAACTTCAAGTCAGCGAATATATTGCTAGATGAAGAGCTTAATCCTCACTTATCAGACTGTGGTTTAGCTGCTTTGAACCCAAATACTGAGAGACAGGTTTCAACACAAGTGGTGGGTTCATTTGGATACAGTGCTCCAGAGTTTGCATTGTCTGGGATTTATACTGTGAAAAGTGATGTGTACACTTTTGGTGTGGTCATGCTTGAGCTCTTAACTGGTCGGAAGCCTCTGGACAG CTCGAGGACGAGAGCAGAGCAGTCACTAGTGAGATGGGCAACACCGCAGCTTCACGATATAGATGCCTTGTCTAAAATGGTTGATCCTTCTCTCAATGGAATGTATCCAGCTAAGTCACTCTCTCGTTTTGCGGATATCATTGCTCTCTGTATTCAG CCGGAGCCAGAGTTCAGGCCTCCAATGTCAGAGGTGGTGCAACAGCTGGTGAGGTTGGTTCAACGAGCAAGTGTAGTCAAAAGAAGATCAAGTGACGACACTGGATTTTCTTACAGGACACCTGAACATGAGCACATGGATATCTCTTTCTGA
- the LOC103859842 gene encoding putative F-box protein At4g22180: MEDNKKRNPNSHECNSWSELPLDLLNMVFKRLGFVDFQRAKSVCSSWLSSSRQSVPKKNHTPWLILFPEEQNNSYCKLFNPEEKERLYKTQDTGLDFSKSVCEASYGSWLLMHDLCYNLHIVNIFTNERIILPSLESQLGLTKERRTKPKNRILSCLFWIDEKTKDYVVVCSLDNLPVVYSKKVNNSWKQIPETSECLGMVYKDHMLYFLNYYGDFCIFDFYGETPQQTFQRELKVESVHSRKISSRLRIVATKLVATVTGNVLLVQKIWRSIPMTWSFLVIKVYSYSSGNLKEHQLVNSLGNESMLFDQGITVLANETYGFIANSIYFSGCVDKKDRNDLFLFNLQTHKTELMHKFDCSKFQFSRAQWFLPSFTHA, from the coding sequence ATGGAGGATAATAAGAAGCGAAACCCTAATTCTCACGAGTGCAACTCATGGTCGGAGCTTCCACTTGATCTCTTGAATATGGTGTTCAAGCGGCTTGGCTTTGTTGATTTCCAACGAGCTAAATCCGTGTGTTCGTCTTGGCTCTCTTCTTCGAGACAATCAGTACCCAAAAAGAATCACACCCCTTGGCTGATTCTCTTCCCCGAAGAGCAAAACAACAGTTACTGCAAGTTGTTCAATCCCGAGGAAAAAGAAAGACTTTACAAAACACAAGACACTGGTTTGGATTTTTCAAAGAGTGTTTGTGAAGCATCCTATGGAAGTTGGCTCTTGATGCATGATCTTTGTTATAATCTCCACATTGTGAATATCTTTACCAACGAGAGAATAATTCTACCTTCTCTGGAGTCACAGCTTGGGTTGACAAAGGAGAGGCGAACCAAACCAAAGAATAGGATACTATCCTGTCTGTTTTGGATTGACGAGAAAACCAAAGACTATGTTGTTGTATGCAGCCTAGATAACTTGCCTGTGGTCTACTCCAAGAAAGTAAATAACTCTTGGAAGCAAATCCCTGAAACTTCTGAATGTCTTGGCATGGTTTACAAGGATCACATGCTTTACTTTTTAAATTACTACGGTGATTTCTGTATCTTTGATTTTTATGGAGAGACTCCACAGCAAACCTTTCAACGAGAACTGAAAGTGGAAAGCGTCCATAGTCGTAAAATAAGTAGTCGGTTGCGCATTGTTGCGACAAAGCTTGTAGCCACAGTAACAGGAAACGTCCTCTTGGTTCAAAAAATATGGAGATCTATACCTATGACATGGTCATTCCTGGTTATCAAGGTTTATTCTTATTCTTCAGGGAACCTGAAGGAACACCAACTAGTTAATTCTTTGGGCAATGAGTCGATGCTTTTTGATCAAGGCATCACTGTGCTCGCCAATGAGACTTATGGATTCATTGCAAATTCCATCTATTTCAGCGGCTGTGTTGATAAAAAAGACAGAAATgatctctttctttttaatcTTCAGACACACAAGACGGAGCTGATGCACAAATTTGATTGTTCTAAATTTCAGTTCTCTAGAGCTCAATGGTTCTTACCAAGTTTTACACATGCATGA
- the LOC103859811 gene encoding chromatin remodeling protein EBS, with protein sequence MAKTRPGVPSKIKTGRKELDSYTIKGTNKVVRAGECVLMRPSDAGKPPYVARVEKIEADARNNVKVHCRWYYRPEESLGGRRQFHGAKELFLSDHFDVQSGHTIEGKCIVHTFKNYTRLENVGAEDYYCRFEYKAATGAFTPDRVAVYCKCEMPYNPDDLMVQCEGCKDWYHPGCVGMTIEEAKKLDHFVCAECSSDDDVKKSQNGFTASPADDVKVETKRRKR encoded by the exons ATGGCGAAAACTCGACCTGGCGTCCCTTCCAAAATCAAAACCGGAAGGAAGGAGCTCGACTCTTATACCATCAAAGGCACCAACAAAGTCGTGAGAG CTGGAGAGTGTGTGTTGATGCGCCCATCTGATGCTGGCAAGCCACCATACGTGGCTCGTGTTGAGAAGATCGAAGCTGATGCCAGGAACAACGTGAAGGTGCACTGTCGGTGGTATTACCGCCCCGAGGAGTCCCTTGGTGGTAGGAGGCAGTTCCATGGAGCTAAGGAACTTTTCTTGTCTGACCATTTCGACGTTCAGAGCGGACACACCATCGAGGGAAAATGCATTGTTCACACCTTTAAGAACTACACTAGGCTTGAAAACGTTGGGGCGGAGGATTATTATTGTAGGTTCGAGTACAAGGCTGCTACTGGCGCCTTCACCCCTGACCGAGTTGCTGT GTACTGCAAGTGTGAGATGCCTTATAATCCAGACGATCTCATGGTGCAGTGTGAAGGCTGCAAAGACTG GTACCATCCTGGGTGTGTTGGTATGACGATTGAAGAAGCGAAGAAGCTTGATCACTTTGTGTGTGCTGAATGCAGTTCTGATGACGATGTCAAGAAGTCGCAGAACGGGTTTACTGCGTCTCCAGCTGATGATGTCAAG GTGGAAACAAAGCGCAGAAAAAGATAA